The Arvicanthis niloticus isolate mArvNil1 chromosome 2, mArvNil1.pat.X, whole genome shotgun sequence genome includes a window with the following:
- the Bcl2l11 gene encoding bcl-2-like protein 11 isoform X6, with protein MIPAAGAARARGAARETLGSPAERGGGRTGRLGALEPRTRLCFPCLLGGDVQGSYDRSSTPRSEGKGRTKRDQMAKQPSDVSSECDREGGQLQPAERPPQLRPGAPTSLQTEPQDRSPAPMSCDKSTQTPSPPCQAFNHYLSAMDQSENLNQE; from the exons ATGATCCCGGCGGCCGGTGCAGCGCGGGCCAGAGGCGCGGCGCGCGAAACCTTGGGCTCCCCGGCGGAGCGTGGCGGAGGGCGGACGGGCAGGCTCGGGGCCCTGGAGCCCAGGACCCGGCTTTGTTTCCCTTGCCTTCTCGGTGGCGACGTGCAGGGGTCGTACGATCGGAGCAGCACGCCGCGCTCCGAAGGGAAGGGGCGGAC AAAAAGAGACCAAATGGCCAAGCAACCTTCTGATGTAAGTTCTGAGTGTGACAGAGAAGGTGGACAATTGCAGCCTGCTGAGAGGCCTCCCCAGCTCAGGCCTGGGGCCCCTACCTCCCTACAGACAGAACCGCAAG ACAGGAGCCCGGCACCCATGAGTTGTGACAAGTCAACACAAACTCCAAGTCCTCCTTGCCAGGCCTTCAACCATTATCTCAGTGCAATGG ATCAATCGGAGAATCTTAACCAAGAGTGA
- the Bcl2l11 gene encoding bcl-2-like protein 11 isoform X3: MIPAAGAARARGAARETLGSPAERGGGRTGRLGALEPRTRLCFPCLLGGDVQGSYDRSSTPRSEGKGRTKRDQMAKQPSDVSSECDREGGQLQPAERPPQLRPGAPTSLQTEPQGNPDVEGDRCPHGSPQGPLAPPASPGPFATRSPLFIFVRRSSLLSRSSSGYFSFDTDRSPAPMSCDKSTQTPSPPCQAFNHYLSAMDQSENLNQE, from the exons ATGATCCCGGCGGCCGGTGCAGCGCGGGCCAGAGGCGCGGCGCGCGAAACCTTGGGCTCCCCGGCGGAGCGTGGCGGAGGGCGGACGGGCAGGCTCGGGGCCCTGGAGCCCAGGACCCGGCTTTGTTTCCCTTGCCTTCTCGGTGGCGACGTGCAGGGGTCGTACGATCGGAGCAGCACGCCGCGCTCCGAAGGGAAGGGGCGGAC AAAAAGAGACCAAATGGCCAAGCAACCTTCTGATGTAAGTTCTGAGTGTGACAGAGAAGGTGGACAATTGCAGCCTGCTGAGAGGCCTCCCCAGCTCAGGCCTGGGGCCCCTACCTCCCTACAGACAGAACCGCAAGGTAATCCCGACGTCGAAGGGGACCGCTGCCCCCACGGCAGCCCTCAGGGCCCGCTGGCCCCACCGGCCAGCCCTGGCCCTTTTGCTACCAGATCCCCACTTTTCATCTTTGTGAGAAGATCTTCTCTGCTGTCCCGGTCCTCCAGTGGGTATTTCTCTTTTGACACAGACAGGAGCCCGGCACCCATGAGTTGTGACAAGTCAACACAAACTCCAAGTCCTCCTTGCCAGGCCTTCAACCATTATCTCAGTGCAATGG ATCAATCGGAGAATCTTAACCAAGAGTGA